Proteins encoded within one genomic window of Oryza glaberrima chromosome 12, OglaRS2, whole genome shotgun sequence:
- the LOC127756884 gene encoding uncharacterized protein LOC127756884 has protein sequence MVREVMVRKQRRQRRRRSFVGTSTSSSRSFVIMLTTAGALPVSSSLSAAGPIAPQPPPRRRHSGCLPLLKIHRFITCGDEVNIHQHNRSGEQSDLYNKKAEAMPSSALINNKAKVQFADLPENLM, from the exons ATGGTGCGGGAGGTGATGGTCAGGAAGCAGAGgaggcagcgacggcgaagaAGCTTCGTTGggacctccacctcctcctcacggAGCTTTGTCATCATGCTCACCACTGCCGGTGCCCTCCCGGTgtcgtcctctctctccgccgccggccccaTTGCCCCGCAACCCCCTCCCCGTCGTCGACACAGTGGCTGCCTCCCGCTCCTCAAAATCCACAG GTTCATTACATGCGGTGATGAAGTTAATATACATCAG CACAACAGAAGTGGAGAACAATCTGATTTGTACAACAAGAAGGCTGAAGCGATGCCATCGTCAGCCCTTATAAACAACAAAGCAAAAGTTCAGTTTGCAGACCTTCCTGAG AATTTGATGTGA